CGTCCGGATCGTTCAAGATCAGAGTCGAGACGGCCCGATTCGGGGTATAGTAGGAGTAGACCGACTCGATCTCGAACTCGTCCCTGTTTTCGAAGAGATAGGCCTCGATCTTGTCAACCGCTTGCTCAACACGCTCAAGCGTATACGTATCGTTGATATGATAGATGAGGCGAATCTCGTCCGCGTCTTCCTGATCGGGGAAGAAGTCAGACTTGACGAACTTTATCGGTATGGCGGCGGTGACGAGCACGAGGAGAATGATGCCTGTTGATCCCCAGCGGTGGCCGATCATCCACGACAGCATTCGCGCATATCGATCGATCGCCCGGTCAATGATGTTCGAACCGGCATGCTTTGGTGGCTTCAGGCGGGCCGTCAGTAGAGGTACGACCGTCAGCGAGATCAACAGCGACACTACGAGTGCGACGCAAATCGCCACAGACACATGCTTCAAATAGATCGTGACCTCGTCGGCCTGGCTCACGATCATGGGCAGGAAGACTATGGCCGTAGTCAGTGTTCCCGCGGTTACGGCGAGCGCAACCTCCTTGACGCCGCGCAACGCCGAGAGCCTCGAGTCACCTTCGGTGTCTATGTGCTGATGGCGATGGATGCTCTCGGTGACGACGACGGCGTTATCGACCAGCATCCCAACCGCCAGCATGAGCCCCATCATCGTAAGGATGTTCAGGGAGAAGCCGAGGAAATACAGGAACCCGATAGTGACCACGATCGATATGGGCACCGCCATGGCCACGATCATCGTCGTGCTCATTCGGCGCAAGAAGAAGAAAAGGATCACGAAGGCGAATAGGCCGCCGAGTATTCCCGCATTCAACAGGTCCTCGAGCGATGACGTTATACCCTCCGCAGCGTTGTTCATGAAGTACAGGTTGATGCCCTGCATCTCGGGATCTTCCTGAAGGTCATCGAACTCGGCGGTTATCCGGCGCACGACCTCGACGGTATTCGCACCGTTCTCCTTGAACACGCTTAGGCCGATCGCAAAGTTGCCGTCGAGATGTCGACCCTCACGCAACTCGGGATCGTCGTGTACAACCTTAGCTATGTCTCCAAGTCGGAGACCTGTTCGCGAAATTGGAAGGCTCTCAAGTTGATTGAGATCCGAGATCTCGCCGACGGGCCGAACCAGATAGCGCCTGGAACCGTCGGTGATCTTTCCGGCCGTCACCGAAAAATTTGCACCCTGGAGCGTGCTCATCAGTTCGACAAGACTGACCTGGTGAGCCGAAACCCGGTCGGATTCGAGCTCAATCCGCACCTCCCGTGGCCACACGCCGTAGAGTTCGACTTTCGAGACACCGTCGACCCGCTCAACCGGCAGAACCAGCTTTCGCTTCAGCAGATCGTACGCACCGGACAGGTCTCGCTGTGACGAGATCCTCATCTGGAGAATCGGCATGTCGGTGCTGGAGAACTGACCGACGAAGAACCGTTGGAAATCAGGTGGAAGTAAATGTCGAATGCCATCAAGCTTCTCCTGAACCTCGATCGCTTTGATATCCGTGTCGACGCCCCAGTCAAACTCCAGATGCACGTTCGCTCCGTTCTCACGGGAGTCGGAGCGCATCCTCTTGATATCTGCGACAGTCGCAATGACCTCTTCCGCCGGACGGGTGATTTCTCGCTCGATCTCATCCGGTGTGGAGCCCTGGTACGGCAGATTGATCCACAGCATGGGAGCGTCGAACTCCGGAAACAACTCCAGCGGAATGAGACGCGACGAGATCCCGCCAATTGCGACCAGACACACGAACGCCATCATGGTCGTAACCGGGCGACGCATTGACAGGTCGGAAAGTGTCATATCGATTGTTCGGCTATCTGGTCACGCAGGATCTACTGCCATCTTCGCATCTGGCTTTCGATCGAGGATCGAATACATAACAGGGATAACAATCAAGGTCAGCAATGTCGAGATGACTAACCCCCCAATCACTGTGATGCCCATGGGTGCGCGTATCTCTGCACCCTCGCCGAAACCCATGGCCAATGGGAGGAGGCCGAGTGTGGTTGTCAAGGTGGTCATCAGAATCGGACGTAGTCGGAGTCGTGCCGCCTCACGAATCGCCTCCATCTTGGGTTGTCCGTTCGCCCGCAGCTGGTTGATCAGATCGACGAGCACAATCGCGTTGTTCACGACGATACCCGCCAGCAAGATCAGGCCTATGAAAACGACGACACTCAGCGTCGAGCCCGTTATCCACAGCGCAACAATAGCCCCGATTGCTGCGAGAGGAATCGAGAAGAAGATGACGAACGGATGGATGAGCGATTCAAACTGGGATGCCATGACCAGGTAGACCAGAAACACAGCCAGGGAGAGCGCGAATAGAAGCGACCGGAAACTGCTGGCCATCTCTTCACTTTGACCGGCGAGCCGGACCGATATTCCGTCGGGGAGGACGAGTTCGTCGACCACCGACTGGATGATCGTCGTCGCCGCCCCAAGATCGCCATACCGGAGATTTGCGGTGACGATGGCAACCCGCTGCTGGCTTACCCTTCGCACTTCGCTGGGTCCAATGTCGACGACGATGTCGGCTACGGACTCAAGCGTCACGGGACGCGCGCTCTCCGGATTGATAATCAGCTGGCGTAGATCGTCGATCGATCCCCGGTCTTCCTCCCGCGCCCTGACGAGGATGTCAATCTTGCGATCTCTCCAGGAGTATCTAGTAGCGACCTCGCCCCGAACCTGGTTGACAACGCGGTTCGCGACGTCATGGACCGCCAGCCCAAGGGTAGCGGCACGATCGCGGTCAAACAGGATCTTGACCTCCGGATGTCCCTGCTCCGTCGTGCTCTTGACATCGGCAAAACGATCCAGGCTGGACAATCGCTGCGATATCGCCTGCGACACAAGCCTCAATTCGTCGAGATTGTAGCCGGATACCTCGACTTCGATGGGAGTCTTGAAGGTGAACAGGGTCGGTCGACCGAACTTGTACTGAATCGCCGGTATTCGCTCAAGCTCGGTTCGGAGGCTTGCAAATGCGGCGGCTTCGGCGACCTCATCCGTTGACGAAGCCATCTCGACATGGAGTTCGCCCCAGTTTTCGCCGCCCTCATCAGGATTCGCATCCATGCGGTTGCCGGTGCCAACTGACGCGAAAGTCGAGTTAATCGCATCAACACCAATCGCCGAACGCTGAATCTGTGCCATTATTGCATCCGTCTGCTCGAGTGGCGTCCCGGGCGGCAAGCGCATTTCGATCAGGAACTCTCCCTGAGATAGCGGCGGAATGAACTCGACGCCAAGTCGCGGTACAATCAACAGTGACGCGGCAAACAGCGCGAAAGCAGATACGAGGACAACGCCACGCCTCCGGAGCGACCAGTCCAGTACCGAAGGATATGCGTCCGCCGCACGATCGTAGGCCCAGTTAAACGAGCCGGTGAGAGGCATAAGAATGACACGGAAGCCCACCGCGATCCACTTTGAGGCTCGAACAATGATCCTGGCGACGAATGATGGCACGGTGTTGAACAAGAACAACCGAATCGCTCGGAGCCAGCGGCCAACCCGGGTACGGGGCGTCCGCAGTACTGGAGCCTGCACGTCTTCGTCCTTACGCCCGCCACCGAATGAGGCCAGCATCGGAATCAACGTTATCGCTACGAGGAGGGAGGCTAGCAGAGAGAAGGTGACTGTCAGTGCCTGGTCCTTGAAAAGCTGTCCGGCAATTCCCTTGACAAACACGAGTGGTGCAAACACGGCAACAGTGGTCAGCGTGGATGCGATCACAGCCATCGTCACCTCACTGGCACCTCGCTTTGCGGCTTCGAGCCGAGTGGCCCCGAGCTCGCGGTGCCGGGCGATGTTCTCCAGGACTACAATCGAATTGTCCACGAGCAACCCGATGCCCAGTGCGAGCC
The sequence above is drawn from the Rhodothermales bacterium genome and encodes:
- a CDS encoding efflux RND transporter permease subunit, with the translated sequence MTLSDLSMRRPVTTMMAFVCLVAIGGISSRLIPLELFPEFDAPMLWINLPYQGSTPDEIEREITRPAEEVIATVADIKRMRSDSRENGANVHLEFDWGVDTDIKAIEVQEKLDGIRHLLPPDFQRFFVGQFSSTDMPILQMRISSQRDLSGAYDLLKRKLVLPVERVDGVSKVELYGVWPREVRIELESDRVSAHQVSLVELMSTLQGANFSVTAGKITDGSRRYLVRPVGEISDLNQLESLPISRTGLRLGDIAKVVHDDPELREGRHLDGNFAIGLSVFKENGANTVEVVRRITAEFDDLQEDPEMQGINLYFMNNAAEGITSSLEDLLNAGILGGLFAFVILFFFLRRMSTTMIVAMAVPISIVVTIGFLYFLGFSLNILTMMGLMLAVGMLVDNAVVVTESIHRHQHIDTEGDSRLSALRGVKEVALAVTAGTLTTAIVFLPMIVSQADEVTIYLKHVSVAICVALVVSLLISLTVVPLLTARLKPPKHAGSNIIDRAIDRYARMLSWMIGHRWGSTGIILLVLVTAAIPIKFVKSDFFPDQEDADEIRLIYHINDTYTLERVEQAVDKIEAYLFENRDEFEIESVYSYYTPNRAVSTLILNDPDEAKKDASEIKELIKENLPKISIGSPSYSWRSTGGAESVRVTLSGESSELLADLSEDIETVLSRIDGLVDVRSEASLGEREVHVVVDRDRAQQYGYSSEDVAITISSAMRGRNLRRFRTPDGEIEMRIKYQDVDRQAVDNLRNLTLGGDQGQQVSLASLADFSMSRGPRGIHRENRKTMIGVTAGLNGITSNEATPRIREALERYEMPAGYTWDLGRSFRDEEDSQAIMLMNLLLALALIYLVMAALFESLIHPAAIWSSIVFSIIGVYWFFLITNTTFSIMAWIGILVLVGVVVNNGIVLIDHINFLRSEGMPRSEAIVQAGRDRMRPIIMTAATTVLGLIPLCIGTKQIGGDGPPYFPMARAIVGGLTFSTVVTLIILPSIYVMLDDVRAWSRRVVAYARADR
- a CDS encoding efflux RND transporter permease subunit gives rise to the protein LALGIGLLVDNSIVVLENIARHRELGATRLEAAKRGASEVTMAVIASTLTTVAVFAPLVFVKGIAGQLFKDQALTVTFSLLASLLVAITLIPMLASFGGGRKDEDVQAPVLRTPRTRVGRWLRAIRLFLFNTVPSFVARIIVRASKWIAVGFRVILMPLTGSFNWAYDRAADAYPSVLDWSLRRRGVVLVSAFALFAASLLIVPRLGVEFIPPLSQGEFLIEMRLPPGTPLEQTDAIMAQIQRSAIGVDAINSTFASVGTGNRMDANPDEGGENWGELHVEMASSTDEVAEAAAFASLRTELERIPAIQYKFGRPTLFTFKTPIEVEVSGYNLDELRLVSQAISQRLSSLDRFADVKSTTEQGHPEVKILFDRDRAATLGLAVHDVANRVVNQVRGEVATRYSWRDRKIDILVRAREEDRGSIDDLRQLIINPESARPVTLESVADIVVDIGPSEVRRVSQQRVAIVTANLRYGDLGAATTIIQSVVDELVLPDGISVRLAGQSEEMASSFRSLLFALSLAVFLVYLVMASQFESLIHPFVIFFSIPLAAIGAIVALWITGSTLSVVVFIGLILLAGIVVNNAIVLVDLINQLRANGQPKMEAIREAARLRLRPILMTTLTTTLGLLPLAMGFGEGAEIRAPMGITVIGGLVISTLLTLIVIPVMYSILDRKPDAKMAVDPA